In Roseicyclus marinus, the genomic window GGTCAGGTTCCTGGGCTACCGGGTCGAGGGCTACAAGCTCTTTGTCTTCACCCTGACGGGGGTGATCTGCGGCATCGCGGGGGCGCTTTATTATCCGCAGGCGGGGATCGTGAACCCTGACGAGATCGCGCCCATCGCCTCCATCTACCTGGCGGTCTGGGTCGCCATCGGGGGCAGGGGGCGGCTTTACGGGGCGGTGATCGGGGCTGCGGCAGTGTCGCTCTTGTCGACCTATTTCACCGGCGGGCGGGCCCCCGACATCGATCTGGGCGTCTATGTCATCGCTTGGGTCGATTGGTGGCCGGTCCTGCTCGGTCTGGGCTTCGTGCTGGTCACGCTGTTTGCGCCCAAGGGGCTGGGCGGGCTGGTCGATTACATCGTCAGGAAGGACCGCGCATGAACTCGCTTCTGGAGGTGCAGGGGATTTCCGTCAGCTTCGACGGGTTCCGCGCGATCAACAACCTGAGCTTCGTCATCGGCTGCCCCGAGATGCGGGCGGTGATCGGGCCCAATGGTGCGGGCAAGACGACCTTCATGGATATCGTGACGGGCAAGACGCGGCCCGATACGGGCAGCGTGCGCTGGGGGGAGACGGGCCGGTCGCTTCTGGCGATGTCGGAGGCGCAGATCGCGCAGGTGGGGGTTGGGCGCAAGTTCCAGCGGCCCACCGTGTTCGAAGACCAGAGCGTCTGGGACAATCTGCGGGTATCGCTGAAAAAACCGCGCGGGCCGATCGCGGCCTTGTTCGACCGGGTGAGCGAGGCCGATCGCGCGCGGATCGACGAGATCGCGGCCGAGATCGGCCTGTCCGAGCATCTGGAGCGGCCTGCGGGCATCCTGAGCCATGGGCAGAAGCAATGGCTCGAGATCGGGATGCTTTTGGCGCAGGACCCCAAGCTGTTGCTGGTGGATGAGCCGGCAGCGGGCATGACGACCGAGGAGCGGGAACATACGACCGCGTTGCTCAAGCGGTTGGCGCAAAGCCATGCGGTCGTCGTGGTCGAACATGACATGGAATTCGTGCGACGGCTCGAATGCCGGGTGACGGTGCTGCACGAGGGATCGGTTCTGGCCGAAGGCTCGCTTGATCACGTGATGGCCGATGAACGGGTCATCGAAGTTTACCTGGGGCGCTGAGATGCTGGAAACGCGAGATCTGACGCTTCACTACGGCGGCAGCCAGATCCTGAACGGCGTGTCGCTGACCGCCCCCAAGGGGCAGGTGACCTGCGTCATGGGCACGAACGGGGTGGGCAAGACATCGCTGATGAAGGCGATTGCGGGGACGCATGCGCGGTCGGGCGGCGAGGTGATCCTGAACGGGCAGGCGCTGCCGAAACTGCCCGCGCACAGGCTGGCGCAGATGGGGGTGGGATATGTGCCGCAGGGGCGGATGATCTTTCCGTTGCTGACGGTGCGCGAGAACCTGGAAACGGGGCTTGCCTGCCTGCCGAAGGCGGAGCGGGTGGTGCCCGAGCGGATCTACGAGATGTTCCCGGTCCTGAAGGAGATGCAGAACCGGCGCGGTGGCGATCTGTCGGGGGGGCAGCAGCAGCAGCTGGCCATCGGTCGGGCGCTGGTGACGCGGCCCAGGCTCTTGCTGATGGACGAGCCGACCGAGGGCATCCAGCCCAATATCATCCAGCTGATCGGACGGGTGATCGAACAGCTGCGCGCCGAGGGCGAGATGGCCATCGTTCTGGTCGAGCAATATTTCGATTTCGCCTATGGGCTGGCGGATCGGTTCCACGTGCTGAGCCGGGGTGCGACGGTGTTTTCGGCGGCCAAGGCCGACACGACGCGCGAGGCGGTTCAGGCGGCGTTCAGTCTGAAGGGGTGAAGGGTGGAGGCGAGTACCGGAATCGAACCGGTCTACACGGATTTGCAATCCGCTGCGTAACCTCTCCGCCAACTCGCCGCCGAGGGTGTGGCGTGTGACCTACCCCAAGGACGGGTCCGGTGCAAGCCGCGATAGGGGGCATCGTCGCAGCCGCCCACGCTGGCGTTGCGCGTCAGGGCGGGATGTGCCAAGAGCTTTCTTGCAGGATAACTATACGGAATGGTTCAGTTCCCATGGCCGACTTTGCAGAACGCCGCCGCACGATGGTCGATACACAGGTGCGTCCGTCGGACGTGACCAGTTTCACCGTGATTGACGCCATGTTGGCGGTCCCGCGCGAGGTTTTCGTGCCGCCTGCGGCGCGCGATCTTGCCTATGTCGGCGGACCCGTTGCCCTGAGCGCTGGCCGCCAGCTGATGGAGCCGCGCACGATCGCCAAGATGCTGAGCGCGCTTGAAATCACGCCGCGCGACCTGGTGCTCGAGATCGGGCCGGGCACAGGCTATACCACGGCGCTCCTGGCGCGGATGGCCGATGCGGTCGTGGCGGTCGAGGAAGACGAGGCGCTGGCCCGCGATGCCGAGGCCGCGCTGCTGGCGCAAGGCGTGGACAATGCCGCCGTTCTGACCGGTCCGCTGGCCGAGGGATCGCGCCGCAACGGGCCGTATGACGCCATTGCCATTTTCGCGGGTGTAGAGCAGATTCCGCAAGTCTTGCTCGACCAGGTGAAAGAGGGTGGCCGGATCATTGCGGTATTCCTGCAAGGGCAGCTGGGAGAAGTGCGCTTGGGTGTGAAAACCCATGGACTTGTCACGTGGCGCATGGAATTCAATGCAACGGCACCCGTGCTGTCGGGCTTTGCCGAGACACCCAGCTTCGTGTTCTGAGGCGTTGTGTACCTATTGACCCACAGGCGGGTCGCGTACCGGTTCTACATGGCGACAAAAAGGATTGAGGCAATGATCGGCAGGTTTGCGAGGATCGGGCGTGTTGCCCTGGCTGCGACGGCACTGGCGCTGGTCCTGCCGGGCGTGTCCGCGGCCGAAAGCCTGCGGCAGGTCATGGCGGATGCCTATACCAATTCCCAGTTGCTGGAGCAGAACCGCTACCTGTTGCGCGTGCAGGACGAGAGCGTGAACCTGGCCTATGCGGCACTGTTGCCGACGGCGGATTTCGTCGCCTCCACCTCGCGCGACCTGGTGAACAACACCACCACGACGACCTTTCGGTTGCTGGGCGAGATCTCGATCTACCAGGGCGGGTCGCGGATTGCCGCGCGCCGGTCTGCCGAAGCGGCCGTGAACGCGGCGCGTCAGCAGCTTGTGTCGCTGGAGCAGCAGGTGCTGCTCGATGCCGTGACGGCCTATCTGGAAGTTTGGGAAGCCACGCAGATCGTGGATGTGCGCGAGCGCAACGTGCGGGTTCTGAGCGAGCAGTTGCGCGCGGCCCGCGACCGGTTCGAGGTGGGCGAGGATACGCGCACCGACGTGGCGCAGGCCGAATCGCAACTGGCGACCGCGCGCTCGGCGCTGGCCGCAGCGCAAGGCACGCTCGAGATCGCGCGGGAATTGTTCAACATCGCCGTTGGGCGCTATCCCAACGGTTTGCCCGATCCCGGCGGATTGCCGCGCCTGCCCGCCTCGGAAGCGGCGGCGCAGGATTTGGCGCGGCAGGTGCACCCGGCGGTGCAGGCCCGCCAGTTCGAGGTGACGGCGGCTGAATTCGGGGTCGAGGAAGCGCGCGGCGCGACGCGTCCCCAGATCTCGATCGATCTGTCGGCTGGCGAAACGGTCCGCGCCCCCACCGTGCGTCAGGAAGGCGAAAGCGCCAGCATCGGCTTGACGCTGACCCAGCCGCTTTATCGCGGGGGGCGTCTGCCGGCGCTGGAGCGTCAGGCGCTCGCGCAGGTGGAGGCCGTGCGCTATGGGTTGAACCAGCAGGTTCTCGTGAACCTTCAGACTGTCGGCAATGCCTATGCGCGCCTGCGGATCGCGACGGCGCAGATCCAGGCATCGGATCAGCGGATCCGGGCGGCCCAGCTGGCCTTTGAGGGCGTGCGCGAGGAAGCCGCCCTGGGCGCGCGGACGACCCTTGATGTGCTGGATGCGGAACAGGATCTGCTGGAGGCCCGCATCGGTCGGATCGAGGCGCAATCGGATCTGTATTCGGCGTCCTATGGCATTCTGGCGGCGGCGGGCCTGTTGACGGTCACGCATCTGGAATTG contains:
- the urtE gene encoding urea ABC transporter ATP-binding subunit UrtE, giving the protein MLETRDLTLHYGGSQILNGVSLTAPKGQVTCVMGTNGVGKTSLMKAIAGTHARSGGEVILNGQALPKLPAHRLAQMGVGYVPQGRMIFPLLTVRENLETGLACLPKAERVVPERIYEMFPVLKEMQNRRGGDLSGGQQQQLAIGRALVTRPRLLLMDEPTEGIQPNIIQLIGRVIEQLRAEGEMAIVLVEQYFDFAYGLADRFHVLSRGATVFSAAKADTTREAVQAAFSLKG
- the urtD gene encoding urea ABC transporter ATP-binding protein UrtD gives rise to the protein MNSLLEVQGISVSFDGFRAINNLSFVIGCPEMRAVIGPNGAGKTTFMDIVTGKTRPDTGSVRWGETGRSLLAMSEAQIAQVGVGRKFQRPTVFEDQSVWDNLRVSLKKPRGPIAALFDRVSEADRARIDEIAAEIGLSEHLERPAGILSHGQKQWLEIGMLLAQDPKLLLVDEPAAGMTTEEREHTTALLKRLAQSHAVVVVEHDMEFVRRLECRVTVLHEGSVLAEGSLDHVMADERVIEVYLGR
- a CDS encoding TolC family outer membrane protein — protein: MIGRFARIGRVALAATALALVLPGVSAAESLRQVMADAYTNSQLLEQNRYLLRVQDESVNLAYAALLPTADFVASTSRDLVNNTTTTTFRLLGEISIYQGGSRIAARRSAEAAVNAARQQLVSLEQQVLLDAVTAYLEVWEATQIVDVRERNVRVLSEQLRAARDRFEVGEDTRTDVAQAESQLATARSALAAAQGTLEIARELFNIAVGRYPNGLPDPGGLPRLPASEAAAQDLARQVHPAVQARQFEVTAAEFGVEEARGATRPQISIDLSAGETVRAPTVRQEGESASIGLTLTQPLYRGGRLPALERQALAQVEAVRYGLNQQVLVNLQTVGNAYARLRIATAQIQASDQRIRAAQLAFEGVREEAALGARTTLDVLDAEQDLLEARIGRIEAQSDLYSASYGILAAAGLLTVTHLELPVPQYDVDAYPAAFPGGRPRIASPQGDRLDALLQAIGRD
- a CDS encoding protein-L-isoaspartate O-methyltransferase family protein, encoding MADFAERRRTMVDTQVRPSDVTSFTVIDAMLAVPREVFVPPAARDLAYVGGPVALSAGRQLMEPRTIAKMLSALEITPRDLVLEIGPGTGYTTALLARMADAVVAVEEDEALARDAEAALLAQGVDNAAVLTGPLAEGSRRNGPYDAIAIFAGVEQIPQVLLDQVKEGGRIIAVFLQGQLGEVRLGVKTHGLVTWRMEFNATAPVLSGFAETPSFVF